The sequence cctcccacccAGGAGAGTACTCACCCTCCTCCCCCCCACCCAGGAgagtcctcaccctcctccccccCCACCCAGGAgagtcctcaccctcctccccccCCACCCAGGAGAGTCCTCACCCTTCTCCCCCCCCACCCAGGCatgtcctcaccctcctcccctcctcacccAGGCAtgtcctcaccctcttcccaggAGTGCTGGAGCTgcaggggccagggctgggggcatGTGTCGCCATCCCTAGTCCCTGACCCACCCACCCTGCCTCTCCACAGGTCCTGGGTGCCAGGCCCTGTGGGTAGATGGGGGCCCAACATCATTGATGGTGAGCCTGGGGGAAGAGGCCCACTTCCAATGCCTGCACAATGGCAGCAACGCCAACGTCACCTGGTGGCGCGTCCTCCATGGCAACTACACGTGGCCCCCTCAGTTCGTGGGCAAGGGCCAGGGCTACAATGGTACGCTGACCATCCAGAACGTGAACAAGAGCCACGGGGGCATATACCTGTGCCGGGTCCAGGAGGGCAATAAGCCACACCAGCAGTCCTGCGGCACCTACCTCCGTGTGCGCCGTGAGTGGCCCAGCCCTGGTCCCTACTCCCACTTTCCCACTGGGGACACTCGGTTTCTCTTTGAAGTGGGGATAGAGCCAGTACTTTCATTGTGGGTTTCAAACTGGCTTGGACAGAGGGACTGAAGTTCTCCTCTGCAGAGTCGGGGCTCTGAGGGGTCTGGGGCCTTGCAGGGGGTGGCGGGTCCAGGAGGCTAGGGAGAACAGGAGGTGCCAGGGCTCTGAGCCACACCACCCCCTTGCAGATCCGCCCCCCAGGCCCTTCCTGGACATGGGGGAGGGCACCAAGAACCGAATCATCACAGCCGAGGGCATCATCCTCCTGTTCTGCGCGGTGGTGCCTGGGACGCTGCTGCTGTTCAGGGTGAGCCTCCTCGGACCCCCGAGTCAACCGGGCGAGGGCCTGGACTGAGGGACCCCCCGATGCCCAGGTAGCCCTCTAGAGCCTGAGGTTCCCATCCAAAACTTGGGAGAATGAAAGCACCCACCACATAGGGGCTGCAGAagttaaatgaaagaatataaagAAGGGACCTGAACTGGCGCTGGACCCAGGGGGTGTCTTCAATTTAGTTCCCCTCCTGGGCTGTCCTCACGTCCACCTCCCTGCAAAAAGAGTCTCATTCTTCCCCCTAAGAGTGTCCTCACTCTCCTCCTGCCCTCACCCCAGAGTGTGGTTACCCTCCAGGTATAGCCAAGACCAGggaaggtggggcctgggggtCCTCCCAGAATCTGTGATCTATACCGGCCTCTCCTTAGCCCCCACAGAAAGTGTGACTGTTACTGTTATTATTCATGGAGAATAGTAAGGGAGTGGAGAGTCAAGAAGACGCtaacttgggaggccgaggcaagaggatcacttgaggccacaagtttgagaccagtctgggcaacacagcaagaccctatctctatcaaaaaaaaaaaaaaaaagtcttaaaaaaaagttagccaggtatggctaacctctagtcccagctactcaggaggctgaggtgggaggatcgcttgaacctagaagttcaaggctgcagtgaaatatgatgttgccacagcactccagcctgggcagctgagggagaagaaagaaagagagaaagagagagggaggaagggatggaaggaaggaaggaaggaaggaaggaaggaaggaaggaaggaaggaaggaaggaaggaaggaaggagagagggagggagggagggaaggaaggaaggaaggaaggaaggaaggaaggaaggaaggaaggaaggaatggaaggaaggaaggcagggaaaggaaagggaagggaaggagaagggaagggagaaagaggaaagaaaagaaagagagaaagaggaaggaaggaaggaaggaaggaaggaaggaaggagggaaggaaggaaggaaggaaggaaggagggaaggaaggaaggaaggaaggaaggaaggaaggaaggaaggaaggaaggaatggaaggaaaggaaggaaggaaggaaggaaggagggaaggaaggaaggaaggaaggaaggaagggaaggacacTGGTTGTAGATTCACAGAGAACTGCTACCAGTATGTGGCCTTGGGGACATCTCTTACCCTTTCTGGAAAAGCACTTCCTGGCATCTAGGAGGGTCTGAAATATTCACCTCCCCCCGCTCACTGAggcacccaccccacacacccccacagAAACGATGGCAGAACGAGAAGCTCGGGTTGGATGCTGGGGATGAATATGAAGACGAAAACCTTTATGAAGTGAGTGAAGGGTGGCAACGGGGGGGGGGGCAGTTGTGTTAGGGGTGGGGGCGTTCCCTCTGGGGGTGGCTGGGGACAGGGACCCCAGGTGTCAGGGTGCTGATGTTCGCTGCCTTGTTTCCACCCCAGGGCCTGAACCTGGACGACTGCTCCATGTATGAGGACATCTCCCGGGGCCTCCAGGGCACCTACCAGGATGTGGGCAGCCTCAACATAGGAGATGTCCAGCTGGAGAAGCCATGACACCCCTACTCCTGCCAGGCTGCCCCTGCCTGCTGTGGACCCAGCTCCAGTGTCTCAGTTCGCTTCCCTAGGACATTCTCCCTTCAGCCCTTCTGGGGGCTTCCTTAGTCATCTTCCCTCGGTGGGGAGTGGGGGGTAATCTCACTCTTCTCCAGGCCAGGCCTCCTTGGACTCCCCCGGGGGTGTCCCACTCTTCTTCCCTCTAAACTGCCCCATCTCCTAACCTAATCCCCCCCTGCTGCCTTTCCCAGGCTCCCCTCACCCCAGTGGGTAATGAGCCCCTAATCACTGCCTCCAGGGGAGCTGATTGTAGCAGCTCCCCTGTCACCCCCTCCTCCATGATCTGTCAGTGTCACCCCCTTCTCCATGATCTGTCAGGGCCACTTAGTAATAATAAATTCTTCCCAACTGCAGACCTTGGAAGGAGTCGTGGATCTTATGGGAACTGCCTCTCCCACCTgcccctcagacccaggagtcccaGCCCAGCCACCCCCTACCCACTCCCCACACCTGAAACCAGGCAGCCAGTCTGGGCTGCCTTCCTGGGAGAACAGGATGTCTCTTGGGAAGGTCCCCAGCCCAGCTGAAGGACTGGTTTGGCTCTCTTTGCAAGGCCTCACCCTAGGGTCATGTCCTTAAGCAAGAAGGGGACAAGATCAACATAGGTGTGACTACCAaattatttatgcttttttttgagatagagtctcactctgtcacccaggttgatatgctcactgcaacctccacctcctgggttcaagcaattccacctcagcctcccaagtagctgggattataggcacctgccaccatgcccagctaatttttgtatttttagtaaaggtggggtttcaccatgttggccaggcaggtcttgaactcctgacctcaggttatctgcccgccttagcctcccaaaatgctgagattacaggcgtgagccactgcgcctggccgcttttttttttttttttttttctttttttgagacagagtctgactctgtcgcccaggctggagtgcagtggcgcaatctcagcccacttcatcctccacctctcaagctcaagcgattcttgtacctcaggctcctgaatagctgggatgacaggcatgtgccaccacgcccagctaattttttagtagtgacagggtttcgccatgttgaccaggctggtctcgaactcctgacctcaagtgatccaccacgcttcggtctcccaaagtgctgggactacaggcgtgaggcactttATGCGTATTTAAGCCTTGGAAACACAGGGACTATCTTGTGGGGCTAGTACAGAATTCAGACTGCAGCCTTTTCCCGATGGGTTGACTTACAGAAGGGGCATTCTGGAGGGTCTGTAGTCCTAATTTGGGGAGAGCAGGGAGATCCAGGGGCAACGACAGAGAGGCACAGAGACACGGATTTcctgagaaagggagaggagagaggttgAGACCCAGGGATTGTGAAGGGGACGAGCAAGTGAAGGAAGAGAGGATGAGACTCTGGGAATCCGGCAGAGAGACAGGGACGTGGAGAgaaagagggacagagacagagcgAGAAGGAAAAGAAGCAACACAAGGGAGAAGGAGCAACCGAAAAAGGGCACGAAGAGGCCCAGGCACAGCAACAGCTGGGGAAATGACAGAGACTGAGACGGAGATGCAGAAAGGTAACAGAGAGACCCGGAGAGGGTAGAGAAGAGCTCTCGGGGAGAAAGTGATGGAGGGACAGAGGAGAggtggaggccaaggagggaaagACCCCAatagagaaagacagagggacagagaaggGGACGCAGACGCAGGCGGGAGCATACCCACAGAAGGAAGGGCGCAAGACCAAGAGAACCACAGACGCGGAAAGCCGGGGAGGTCGTGGCTCGGTGTGGGGCGCACGGGGAGCAGGGCTTGCCTCCCAGCACCTCCGGGGAGGTGACCGCAGCCAGGAGATGCGAGCCCCGCGGAGCCCGCGCCCGGCGGACGGACCGATGGACAAAGCCGGGGAGAGCCCGGGCGCGGCCGGGGCGGGGCCGGTGCCCGCGGGGACCCGGGCGCAGCGGGGAAAGGAGGGGCGGGCAAGCGGCGAGAAGGGGAAGGAAGCGGAGGTGCCGGGCGGGCGCGGGGCGCGGGCAGGAAGCGGGGAggggcggcggggcgggggcCTCCGGAAAAACGCCCCGACTTCCTGCCCCGCCAGAGCCAGGAAGCGGGAGCCGGGACCCAGGGCCCGGGATTGCCGAGCTCGACCTCGGGCGCCCCGCCGGTCACCTCCGCGCGGACACCAGGTACTCGGTCCCCGGCCCCGCCCGGCTTCCTCCCCTCGGctgctgggggaagtggggaggaggagggaggggctggggcgcTGCCGCCAGCGGAGGGGCCTCCTTCGGACCCCACGGAGCCAGCGGCCGCACCTCCtcgggcctcagttttcccatctgttaaAGGGAGCAAAGAGGGGAGAACTCACACTTGACGAGTACCCCTAGGTGGGGACGAACGGTGCGAGGCCGGGGCCAAGGCCTCCCACCTGCTCAGTGGAGGACAGACGATCACTCCCATTGTACGGGTGGGGAAACCGAGGCCCGGGGAGCCAAACCGACTCGTCCCAGGGAACGCACATCATGAGACAGTgtggagttgggatttgaactcGCACGTGCTTTCCGCAAAGCGCCATCCTCCAACCTCCGCATGCTTTAGGGccacctaaaaaaagaaaaacaacaataacagcgACGAGGGCCGCTGTGAAGCTGAAAGTTGCAGAGTGCATTTGAAAGAGTTTTAGGAAAGCTCTTTTCTAGGTCATTAATTATACCGTGGGAGACAAGTGTAGGGAGAGAGCTGGAGGCCTtctcccattgtacagatgggaagactgaggcctGCAGAGTAGTCATTACTTTTTGCAGATTACACTGCA comes from Macaca fascicularis isolate 582-1 chromosome 19, T2T-MFA8v1.1 and encodes:
- the CD79A gene encoding B-cell antigen receptor complex-associated protein alpha chain isoform X1; this translates as MPGGPGVLQALPATIFLFFLLSAAYLGPGCQALWVDGGPTSLMVSLGEEAHFQCLHNGSNANVTWWRVLHGNYTWPPQFVGKGQGYNGTLTIQNVNKSHGGIYLCRVQEGNKPHQQSCGTYLRVRHPPPRPFLDMGEGTKNRIITAEGIILLFCAVVPGTLLLFRKRWQNEKLGLDAGDEYEDENLYEGLNLDDCSMYEDISRGLQGTYQDVGSLNIGDVQLEKP
- the CD79A gene encoding B-cell antigen receptor complex-associated protein alpha chain isoform X2; its protein translation is MPGGPGVLQALPATIFLFFLLSAAYLGPGCQALWVDGGPTSLMVSLGEEAHFQCLHNGSNANVTWWRVLHGNYTWPPQFVGKGQGYNDPPPRPFLDMGEGTKNRIITAEGIILLFCAVVPGTLLLFRKRWQNEKLGLDAGDEYEDENLYEGLNLDDCSMYEDISRGLQGTYQDVGSLNIGDVQLEKP
- the CD79A gene encoding B-cell antigen receptor complex-associated protein alpha chain isoform X3, giving the protein MVSLGEEAHFQCLHNGSNANVTWWRVLHGNYTWPPQFVGKGQGYNGTLTIQNVNKSHGGIYLCRVQEGNKPHQQSCGTYLRVRHPPPRPFLDMGEGTKNRIITAEGIILLFCAVVPGTLLLFRKRWQNEKLGLDAGDEYEDENLYEGLNLDDCSMYEDISRGLQGTYQDVGSLNIGDVQLEKP